From the genome of Triticum aestivum cultivar Chinese Spring chromosome 3B, IWGSC CS RefSeq v2.1, whole genome shotgun sequence, one region includes:
- the LOC123065024 gene encoding uncharacterized protein, with protein sequence MERVDGGAGLGARGSAGAMLGMEMHLVHQPQPQIHAASSFQQPPEHLRHANGGFQVQHHQAMPMRQQHPPPSYAAYVAPPSRAVNAHEEEEMGNGVGAVQQPGAGTAGCSWSRMKWTDAMVRLLIAVVYNAGEDGEGVSAGGKAAAAHSHGKAVASAAAQQRKGKWRSVSRAMVERGFKVSPQQCEDKFNDLNKRYKRVVELLGRGTACNVVANPALLDTMGELTAKAKEEARKLLRSKRLFFREMCHYHNPGGTATASHGTEGGADCFDNPRPATAPAGRQVVNSSTRSEDDSEDDVLSSKEVEEEEEDDDDYDLDDVEEKAPGTKRRDDRVDDSNGFHNYGGHKNKLRRGESSAAAAGEDKEENGNNKPARSTMQQLKRELAAVEAGGDQQQLRQWVQRRALELEKQELAYEVQDFALGKRRYKWEQFKATKDWDMEHERLRIECLRVDGRRMLLMLKQKELDLDDLPGAQTPPPGAAFQQQPGSSPSTTGHPN encoded by the coding sequence ATGGAGAGGGTTGACGGAGGAGCGGGGTTGGGTGCGCGTGGGTCTGCGGGGGCGATGCTGGGCATGGAGATGCATCTCGTCCACCAGCCGCAGCCGCAGATCCACGCGGCCTCCTCGTTCCAGCAGCCGCCGGAGCACCTCCGCCACGCCAACGGCGGCTTCCAGGTCCAGCACCACCAGGCCATGCCGATGAGGCAGCAGCACCCGCCACCGTCGTACGCGGCTTACGTGGCGCCGCCATCGAGGGCGGTCAACGCGCATGAAGAGGAGGAGATGGGCAACGGCGTCGGCGCCGTGCAGCAGCCGGGGGCGGGGACGGCGGGGTGCTCGTGGTCCCGGATGAAGTGGACGGATGCGATGGTGCGTCTGCTCATCGCGGTGGTGTACAACGCCGGGGAAGACGGGGAGGGCGTGTCTGCAggaggcaaggcggcggcggcccaTTCGCACGGGAAGGCGGTGGCATCTGCGGCGGCGCAGCAGAGGAAGGGTAAGTGGAGGTCCGTGTCCCGGGCGATGGTGGAGAGAGGCTTCAAGGTGTCGCCGCAGCAATGCGAGGACAAGTTCAACGACCTCAACAAGCGCTACAAGCGAGTCGTCGAACTGCTCGGCCGCGGCACGGCGTGCAACGTGGTCGCGAACCCCGCGCTGCTCGACACCATGGGCGAGCTCACGGCCAAGGCCAAGGAGGAGGCGCGCAAGCTGCTCAGGTCCAAGCGCCTCTTCTTCCGCGAGATGTGCCACTACCACAACCCCGGCGGCACCGCAACAGCCTCGCACGGCACCGAAGGCGGCGCCGACTGCTTCGACAACCCGCGGCCGGCAACGGCGCCCGCCGGCCGCCAGGTGGTGAATTCCTCCACGCGCTCGGAGGACGACAGCGAGGACGACGTCCTCAGTAGCAAAGAggttgaagaggaggaggaggacgacgacgactacGACCTGGACGACGTGGAGGAGAAGGCGCCGGGCACCAAGCGCCGCGACGACCGCGTCGACGACAGCAATGGCTTCCACAACTACGGCGGGCACAAGAACAAGCTCCGTCGTGGCGAGAGCAGCGCGGCCGCGGCCGGGGAAGACAAGGAAGAGAACGGGAACAACAAGCCCGCCCGCAGCACAATGCAGCAGCTGAAGCGCGAGCTGGCCGCGGTGGAGGCCGGCGGCGACCAGCAGCAGCTGCGGCAGTGGGTGCAACGACGCGCGCTGGAGCTGGAGAAGCAGGAGCTGGCGTACGAGGTCCAGGACTTCGCGCTGGGGAAGCGCCGCTACAAGTGGGAGCAGTTCAAGGCCACCAAGGACTGGGACATGGAGCATGAGCGGCTGCGGATCGAGTGCCTGCGCGTCGACGGCCGGCGCATGCTGCTCATGCTCAAGCAGAAGGAGCTCGACCTGGACGACCTCCCGGGCGCCCAGAccccgccgcccggcgctgccTTCCAGCAGCAGCCCGGCTCCAGCCCCTCCACCACAGGGCACCCCAACTAG